GTGAAATGCTTCAATATCTGGAAGTATTCATCCTGACGCTCGAAGTCATCATAGGGAAAACCTGTGGCGATCAGACTTTGAAGTAACTCCCCGCACTCTGAGACCTGTATGGAACTATCATTCATAAAAGCCCCTCCGTCCTTTATAGCGTGGAAGCACTCCTGCGCATTGGGCTCATAGATGACCCCCAGCAGGAGTTCATCCTTGTCAATCAAGGCCACACTCGTGCAGTACATAGGTATCCCATGCACGTAATTGGTCGTGCCGTCCAAGGGATCGATAATCCACTGATAGCGGTCGCCCACTTTGTCACTGGTCCCTTCTTCTGCGATAAATCCGGCTTCAGGTACCAGATCCCCAAGGAAGTTCACGAATCGAGATTCTGCCTCTTTATCTACATAGGAGACGAAATT
The sequence above is drawn from the Flavobacteriales bacterium genome and encodes:
- a CDS encoding inositol monophosphatase, whose product is MSVLDLDTLRDEVVAISRRIGDWMKNERIDFKSSDVETKGFNNFVSYVDKEAESRFVNFLGDLVPEAGFIAEEGTSDKVGDRYQWIIDPLDGTTNYVHGIPMYCTSVALIDKDELLLGVIYEPNAQECFHAIKDGGAFMNDSSIQVSECGELLQSLIATGFPYDDFERQDEYFQILKHFT